A window of the Tunturibacter empetritectus genome harbors these coding sequences:
- a CDS encoding IPT/TIG domain-containing protein has product MTKLLKFLSLPILFVALSLSITGCSGGSSRSATTNGGGSTTQTPAPAVTGVSPASVPAGSEAFTLTVTGSNFQPQSAIKWNSTALTTTYGNATTLTATVPANLAAATLVANVTVANPDGQVSVGGSSSQQVLVTNPKPTLTGITPNSLYAGSADTTFTLTGANFSSLSVVASGTTSLATTLVGSTQLTAVAPAALLASVGTLSLTVSNPAPGGGSSQSVAVSLLQHPAELDSLAPSTVPLSNSPQTVTLSGSYFTPTTVVYASGTALSTHFISTTSIQFTVPASLISYTTGTIPIAVVDSASGVKGDNTVTLPIVNPVPVLNSLSAMAVTAGAPDFLLVLNGSNFLQSSTILINGTAVQPFSTGQLSAVATVTVPASVLSTVGPVTIAVSNPAPGGGTSQAQTLNVISASNRVRTVNVAAADLGWDSVHNVLVASTLSSSTNNPNSIVTIDPLQGTVIASQTLPSQPAGISVTSDGTYIYATLPSTGQIERLILPSLTPDITFALGEGANGVMNTTAAVTAAPGKPHTVAVSLHTGDTNPESAVGGVAVYDDGISRAAIVGPPAYPNVYDTLVWGKDSTTLYGTDSAYSGGPEDVFSVTASGITLAQTYTGALGDFVKHLAYDPSTGNLIDGYGHILNAATGQSMGLLQVQNTLSNGQNPFALDTAQRVGFYVNVNSSYSSNPAPNGEYIQAFGLDRFNYINSMLVEGLEGASTIVRWGASGLAANGASQVYLIDGSFVTPTGVTSAVGGFVAPSPTLALVTPVSVAVGSADTQVTLTGRDFTQSSQVTWNNQNLLIDSISDTQMVVTIPAAALGQPVASLLAVSNGPGTGSSNSIGFTVVPNLGANAQMQVLNVSGNDLAWDAARNLLYVSVPAGDPISPNTIAVIDPVAAAVRQMIPVADQPSTIALSDDGSYLYAGFSGQAIVQQYSLPSFSLSLTIPMGAGATGTVGTQGSCAFPAAMKVAPGNPQTIAVSEGIANVEPNGCLLAIYDNATARPNTLSYYTSGVEFSSLAWGADANTLYGQVQNGISPQEIYSVTVSPSGVSPANGLNSGGFGLQVHFDPGTKLLYSDSGVITNPVGPVQVGKFDSGQGVLVATDSALKRAFVLTSSSTVGINNSGQGANSYTLNIYDLNTQALLKTIAIPDVLGAPVRFVRWGTKGLVFVTSNWPSEGTTVGALYILQGSDISGTP; this is encoded by the coding sequence ATGACCAAACTTCTAAAGTTTCTTTCCCTGCCTATACTGTTTGTTGCTCTTTCCCTAAGCATAACGGGATGCTCTGGCGGCTCCAGCCGCAGCGCAACTACTAACGGCGGCGGGAGCACCACGCAGACTCCGGCACCCGCCGTCACGGGCGTGTCTCCAGCAAGTGTTCCTGCGGGCTCGGAAGCGTTCACGCTGACAGTAACGGGAAGCAATTTTCAACCGCAGTCGGCGATCAAGTGGAACTCAACCGCACTCACGACCACTTATGGGAACGCAACGACACTCACCGCGACAGTGCCCGCGAACCTGGCGGCGGCGACGTTGGTTGCAAACGTAACGGTTGCAAATCCGGATGGTCAGGTTTCGGTCGGCGGTTCTTCGTCCCAGCAGGTCTTAGTGACGAACCCGAAACCGACGCTGACGGGTATAACACCGAACTCTCTGTATGCAGGCTCTGCGGATACAACATTTACGCTGACCGGCGCAAACTTTAGCTCTTTGTCGGTGGTTGCATCTGGAACGACTTCGCTCGCGACCACGCTGGTCGGCAGTACGCAGCTTACGGCTGTGGCTCCGGCCGCGCTACTGGCATCTGTGGGCACTTTGAGCTTGACGGTATCGAATCCCGCACCGGGCGGTGGCAGCTCGCAGAGCGTCGCAGTTTCTCTTCTTCAACACCCGGCTGAGCTTGACTCGCTCGCTCCCTCCACCGTGCCGCTCAGCAATTCACCACAGACGGTCACGTTGAGCGGCAGTTACTTTACGCCTACGACGGTCGTCTATGCCAGCGGCACCGCGCTCTCCACGCATTTCATCTCGACTACTTCGATCCAATTCACGGTTCCTGCCAGCTTAATCTCTTATACGACGGGAACGATACCGATCGCGGTTGTCGATTCAGCATCTGGAGTTAAGGGCGATAATACGGTCACGCTGCCGATCGTGAATCCTGTGCCTGTGCTTAACAGCCTCTCAGCGATGGCAGTGACGGCAGGAGCGCCGGATTTCCTGCTTGTGCTCAATGGAAGCAACTTTCTTCAATCGTCAACGATTCTCATCAACGGAACCGCGGTGCAGCCGTTCTCCACGGGCCAGTTGAGCGCTGTTGCCACGGTCACGGTACCGGCGAGTGTGCTTTCGACCGTCGGCCCGGTCACGATTGCGGTCTCGAATCCAGCCCCCGGTGGCGGCACGTCCCAGGCGCAAACGTTGAATGTAATCAGTGCGAGTAATCGTGTGCGGACAGTGAACGTCGCGGCGGCGGATCTGGGCTGGGATAGCGTCCACAATGTCCTTGTCGCGTCGACTCTTTCCAGTTCGACGAACAATCCAAACAGCATCGTGACGATCGATCCGCTCCAGGGAACCGTGATTGCATCCCAGACGCTGCCGAGTCAGCCGGCCGGCATCTCTGTCACCTCCGACGGCACCTACATCTACGCGACACTGCCGTCGACGGGCCAGATCGAACGCCTCATCCTTCCATCGCTTACACCGGACATCACATTTGCCCTGGGCGAGGGCGCCAACGGCGTGATGAATACGACGGCGGCTGTGACTGCTGCTCCGGGAAAGCCGCATACGGTCGCCGTTTCGCTCCATACAGGCGACACGAATCCCGAGAGCGCAGTCGGAGGCGTTGCGGTCTACGACGACGGTATCTCGCGAGCCGCAATTGTTGGTCCGCCGGCGTACCCCAATGTTTATGACACGCTGGTCTGGGGCAAAGACAGCACAACTCTTTACGGGACAGACTCGGCTTATTCGGGTGGACCGGAGGATGTGTTCTCGGTAACGGCCAGTGGCATCACCCTCGCGCAAACGTACACCGGCGCACTTGGTGATTTCGTGAAGCATCTCGCCTACGATCCTTCGACCGGGAACCTGATCGACGGCTATGGGCATATTTTGAATGCAGCGACCGGTCAGTCGATGGGACTGCTGCAGGTCCAGAACACCCTCTCCAACGGGCAAAATCCTTTTGCGCTGGATACTGCGCAGCGCGTCGGCTTCTATGTGAACGTCAACAGCTCTTACAGCAGCAATCCCGCTCCGAATGGAGAGTACATTCAGGCTTTCGGCCTCGATCGGTTCAATTACATCAACTCGATGCTGGTCGAAGGTCTCGAGGGCGCTTCGACCATTGTTCGCTGGGGAGCGAGCGGGCTTGCGGCAAATGGCGCCTCGCAGGTCTACCTGATCGATGGCTCGTTTGTTACGCCTACGGGTGTTACGTCCGCGGTTGGCGGCTTTGTCGCGCCCTCGCCTACGCTCGCGTTGGTAACGCCGGTCAGCGTTGCGGTGGGGAGTGCGGACACGCAGGTGACGCTGACGGGCCGCGACTTTACGCAGTCCTCTCAAGTGACGTGGAACAATCAGAACCTGTTGATTGACTCCATCTCCGACACCCAGATGGTCGTCACGATTCCCGCGGCAGCGCTAGGCCAGCCGGTGGCAAGCTTACTCGCGGTCAGCAACGGTCCGGGAACAGGCAGTTCCAATTCGATAGGCTTCACAGTGGTTCCAAATCTGGGTGCCAACGCGCAGATGCAGGTACTCAATGTCTCAGGCAACGATCTTGCCTGGGACGCCGCACGCAACCTGCTTTACGTTTCGGTTCCCGCTGGCGATCCCATATCGCCCAACACCATTGCCGTCATCGACCCGGTCGCTGCTGCTGTCCGGCAAATGATTCCCGTTGCCGACCAACCGAGCACCATTGCGCTCTCTGACGATGGAAGCTATCTGTATGCGGGCTTTTCAGGCCAGGCAATCGTTCAGCAGTATTCGTTGCCGTCCTTTTCACTGAGTCTCACGATTCCGATGGGTGCGGGAGCCACGGGCACGGTAGGCACGCAAGGTAGTTGCGCGTTTCCTGCAGCGATGAAGGTAGCTCCCGGCAATCCTCAAACGATTGCGGTATCGGAAGGCATAGCGAACGTTGAGCCCAACGGCTGTCTTCTCGCAATTTATGACAACGCTACTGCTCGTCCGAACACCCTCTCGTACTATACAAGCGGCGTCGAGTTCAGCAGTCTTGCATGGGGCGCGGATGCGAATACGCTTTACGGTCAAGTGCAAAATGGGATTTCGCCGCAAGAAATCTACAGCGTTACCGTTTCCCCGTCCGGCGTATCGCCTGCGAACGGTCTCAATTCGGGCGGCTTCGGATTGCAGGTTCATTTCGATCCGGGAACCAAGCTGCTCTACAGCGACTCGGGTGTGATTACAAATCCGGTCGGGCCGGTGCAGGTCGGTAAGTTCGATTCTGGTCAGGGCGTCCTGGTAGCCACGGACTCGGCATTGAAGCGAGCCTTCGTCCTCACGTCCTCGAGCACGGTCGGGATCAACAACTCAGGGCAGGGAGCCAACTCGTACACGCTGAACATCTATGACCTGAACACGCAGGCGCTGCTGAAGACGATAGCGATTCCGGACGTGCTGGGCGCTCCAGTGCGCTTTGTTCGCTGGGGAACGAAGGGGCTGGTCTTCGTGACTTCGAACTGGCCGAGTGAAGGCACCACAGTAGGTGCCCTGTATATCCTTCAGGGTAGCGACATCTCTGGCACGCCATAG
- the hpnI gene encoding bacteriohopanetetrol glucosamine biosynthesis glycosyltransferase HpnI, with product MAIFIEAITTLLTLAGLAYLLLALWGTRDFAHYWRRKSVDAGFAPDVTILKPVKGVDQRMYAGLVSHCRQQYAGRFEIVFGVSSRNDPAVSEIERLQVEFPECAIRLVECRERLGTSGKVSNLVQMLREARYEYVVINDSDIRVSPHYLTRVMQCFSDAKVGMVTAPYIGRTAEGGRGLTVWSRLEALGISTDFLPGVLTARRLEGGIHFGLGSTLATSKSVLAKAGGLESLTEYLADDYEMGARISAAGYRVELSNEVVETTVPEYHFGGFKDHQLRWARSTRDSRKLGYLGLGITYAVPWAVMTCVASGLALWSFSLLSVVLLARVAVALSVGVGVLGDEQVLRDLWLLPLRDFFGLGFWMWSFAGDTVVWRGELFALRDGRIRPVHPVGSQ from the coding sequence ATGGCCATCTTCATTGAGGCGATCACTACGCTGTTGACCCTTGCGGGTCTCGCTTATCTGTTGCTGGCGCTGTGGGGGACGCGAGATTTCGCGCACTATTGGCGGCGAAAGAGCGTCGATGCGGGCTTTGCGCCTGACGTTACGATCTTGAAGCCGGTGAAGGGTGTGGACCAGAGGATGTATGCCGGGCTGGTGAGCCACTGCAGGCAACAGTATGCTGGTAGGTTCGAGATTGTTTTTGGCGTGAGCAGTCGGAACGATCCGGCTGTCAGCGAGATCGAGCGATTGCAGGTGGAGTTTCCTGAGTGCGCGATCCGGCTGGTGGAGTGCCGGGAGCGACTGGGGACGTCGGGCAAGGTGAGCAATCTGGTGCAGATGCTGCGCGAGGCCCGGTATGAGTATGTGGTGATCAATGACAGCGATATTCGTGTCTCGCCGCACTATCTGACGCGGGTGATGCAGTGTTTTTCGGATGCGAAGGTGGGGATGGTGACGGCTCCTTATATTGGGCGGACGGCGGAGGGTGGCAGAGGCTTGACGGTGTGGTCGCGGCTGGAGGCGTTGGGGATCTCGACGGACTTTCTGCCGGGAGTGCTGACGGCGCGGAGGCTGGAGGGCGGGATTCACTTTGGGCTGGGATCGACGCTGGCTACGAGCAAGAGCGTGCTGGCGAAGGCTGGGGGGTTAGAGTCGCTGACGGAGTATCTGGCTGACGACTATGAGATGGGGGCGCGGATCTCTGCTGCCGGGTATCGGGTGGAGCTTTCGAACGAGGTGGTGGAGACGACGGTGCCGGAGTATCACTTTGGCGGTTTCAAGGACCATCAGCTGCGGTGGGCGCGGTCGACGCGGGACTCGCGCAAGCTGGGCTACCTGGGGCTGGGAATTACGTATGCGGTGCCGTGGGCGGTGATGACCTGCGTGGCGAGCGGGCTAGCGCTGTGGAGTTTTTCGTTGCTGAGTGTGGTGCTGCTGGCGCGGGTGGCGGTGGCTCTTTCGGTTGGAGTGGGCGTGCTGGGGGATGAACAGGTGCTGCGTGATCTCTGGCTATTGCCGCTGCGGGATTTTTTTGGGTTGGGGTTCTGGATGTGGAGCTTTGCGGGGGATACAGTGGTGTGGCGCGGGGAGTTGTTTGCGCTGCGGGATGGGCGGATTCGTCCTGTGCACCCTGTTGGCTCTCAGTAG
- a CDS encoding ABC transporter permease — protein sequence MQIADTKETVVMALDTLRANKLRSGLTILGIVIGVMTVIIISSVINGLNSSVSGLVESLGTNVIWVFRFPVIGVRPTTEMLTRKQLTYEDAMAMKELPHVVAVTPGLQYRDKTGVEGTVAVKYGSKIMEGTLLEGDTDSVKDVYELNLKDGRFFNESDVERAANVVVLGIDTADGLFGATDPVGQEVTIAGMRFTVVGVMDKQKQAFGGGKNPEDNKAFFPVSTFHKIHPEILDYWISLKFDDQKNKTLVQDELEELLRRRRKVKNEAPDNFAIFGTDSLTRLWTTITGGLFLLLFALSSVALLVGGVGVMNIMLVSVTERTREIGVRKAIGASKQTILAQFTLEAITLCAVGGIIGVLIGSAIALVLHLFFPSMLSALWVALAFCCSCGIGLLFGIYPAWKAANLNPIEALRYE from the coding sequence ATGCAGATCGCCGATACTAAAGAAACGGTAGTGATGGCTCTGGATACGCTGCGGGCGAACAAGCTGCGTAGCGGCCTGACGATTCTGGGAATTGTGATTGGCGTGATGACGGTGATTATCATCTCGTCGGTGATTAACGGATTGAACTCGAGCGTGTCCGGCCTGGTGGAGTCGCTGGGGACGAATGTGATATGGGTCTTCCGGTTTCCGGTTATTGGGGTGCGGCCTACGACAGAGATGCTGACGCGGAAGCAGTTGACCTACGAGGATGCAATGGCGATGAAGGAGTTGCCGCATGTGGTGGCTGTGACGCCTGGATTGCAGTATCGGGATAAGACCGGGGTGGAGGGTACGGTCGCGGTGAAATACGGCAGCAAGATCATGGAGGGGACGCTGCTGGAGGGAGATACGGACAGCGTGAAGGACGTGTATGAGCTCAACTTGAAGGATGGGCGGTTCTTCAACGAGAGCGACGTGGAGCGGGCGGCGAATGTCGTCGTGCTGGGGATTGATACGGCGGATGGGCTGTTCGGCGCGACGGATCCGGTGGGCCAGGAGGTGACCATTGCGGGCATGAGGTTTACCGTCGTGGGGGTGATGGACAAACAAAAACAGGCGTTTGGGGGAGGCAAGAACCCGGAGGACAACAAGGCGTTCTTCCCTGTGTCCACGTTCCATAAGATTCACCCGGAGATACTGGACTACTGGATCAGCCTGAAGTTTGATGATCAAAAGAACAAGACGCTGGTGCAGGATGAGCTGGAGGAGCTGCTACGGCGCAGGCGGAAGGTGAAGAACGAGGCGCCGGACAACTTTGCGATCTTCGGAACCGATTCGCTGACTCGTTTGTGGACCACGATTACGGGTGGCCTGTTTTTACTGCTGTTTGCGCTCTCCAGCGTGGCGTTGCTGGTGGGAGGCGTGGGTGTGATGAATATTATGCTGGTCAGCGTGACGGAGCGAACGCGGGAGATCGGGGTGCGCAAGGCGATCGGCGCGAGCAAGCAGACCATCCTCGCGCAGTTCACCCTGGAGGCCATTACGCTGTGCGCTGTCGGCGGCATTATTGGCGTGCTGATCGGCAGTGCGATCGCTCTGGTGCTGCATCTCTTCTTTCCGTCGATGCTGTCGGCGCTGTGGGTTGCGCTGGCCTTCTGCTGCTCGTGCGGGATCGGACTTCTCTTCGGTATTTATCCGGCTTGGAAGGCGGCGAATCTGAATCCTATTGAGGCTTTGCGTTATGAGTAG
- a CDS encoding ABC transporter permease, which yields MEFKEAVKIALQSLWANKLRSVLTLLGVVIGVASVIAVVTLVNGANTYVTTKFASYGADVFTVSKMPQIITSPEDYQRYQKRKNILYPDFQYVAANCRHCVGIGAQQAVTGKIVRGTESTTDSNIRGYTWQMPSLQNLNIMQGRGFTEADQEHASHVAIIGTDIEDHLFVGMDPLGQELRVDGTPYTIIGISEKQGSTFGASQDNWVAVPLTAFQKSYGTEKTLTIYVKAGEAGPVLETAADEVRVLMRSSRHDAPGVEDSFELDTNNTLVGFFSIVTRSFGAVAGAVALISLVVGGIVIMNIMLVSVTERTREIGIRKALGARPKDILMQFLIESGTMALVGGVFGVIGGILVAQAITILAGFPSTIALWSVIAGLVMATGTGIFFGVYPARKAAQLDPIVALRSE from the coding sequence ATGGAATTCAAAGAGGCCGTAAAGATCGCGCTGCAGTCGTTATGGGCGAACAAGCTTCGCTCCGTGCTGACCCTGCTCGGCGTTGTCATCGGCGTGGCCAGCGTGATCGCGGTGGTGACGCTGGTTAACGGCGCGAACACCTATGTCACTACAAAGTTCGCCAGCTACGGCGCGGATGTCTTTACCGTCTCGAAGATGCCTCAGATCATTACCAGCCCGGAGGACTATCAGCGATACCAGAAGCGCAAGAACATCCTGTACCCCGACTTTCAGTATGTGGCGGCGAACTGCAGGCACTGCGTGGGGATTGGCGCGCAGCAGGCTGTGACAGGGAAGATTGTGCGTGGGACTGAGTCCACGACCGATTCGAACATCCGGGGGTATACGTGGCAGATGCCTTCGCTGCAGAACCTGAACATCATGCAGGGGCGCGGGTTCACGGAGGCGGACCAGGAGCACGCCTCACATGTGGCGATCATCGGGACCGATATTGAGGACCATCTTTTTGTGGGGATGGATCCGCTGGGACAAGAGTTGCGGGTAGACGGCACCCCGTACACGATCATTGGGATCAGCGAGAAGCAGGGGAGCACGTTTGGCGCGAGCCAGGATAACTGGGTGGCCGTGCCGCTGACGGCGTTTCAGAAGAGCTATGGGACGGAGAAGACGCTGACGATTTATGTGAAGGCGGGCGAGGCTGGACCGGTGCTGGAGACGGCGGCGGACGAGGTGAGGGTTCTGATGCGATCGAGCCGGCATGACGCTCCGGGAGTCGAGGACTCGTTTGAGTTGGATACGAACAATACGCTGGTGGGATTCTTCAGCATCGTGACGCGGTCGTTTGGAGCGGTGGCCGGGGCGGTGGCGCTGATCTCGCTGGTGGTTGGCGGCATCGTGATTATGAACATCATGCTGGTGAGCGTGACGGAGCGGACGCGGGAGATTGGCATCCGCAAGGCTCTGGGCGCGCGTCCAAAGGATATCCTGATGCAATTTTTGATTGAGTCCGGAACGATGGCGCTGGTGGGCGGAGTCTTCGGCGTGATCGGGGGAATTCTGGTGGCGCAGGCGATTACGATTCTGGCAGGATTTCCTTCGACGATTGCGCTGTGGAGCGTCATTGCCGGGCTGGTGATGGCTACCGGTACGGGAATCTTCTTCGGGGTCTATCCGGCTCGAAAGGCCGCGCAACTGGATCCGATTGTGGCGCTGAGATCGGAGTGA
- a CDS encoding choice-of-anchor tandem repeat GloVer-containing protein, whose protein sequence is MRKLGIGYRYKCTIFCASVLQLGASFMRKLLLMLILVTVASGVGVAKANAQQESASYTETVLYSFTGGQDGRPSTQLQGNDSLVIDSFGNLYGTTNGGGANSGGALFKLDTSGKYTVLHSFCFQDCPGGSAPTSLIRDVSGILYGTTLGGGADQFTPAGTLGAGTIFKLDSAGNYSLLYSFCAQANCTDGLHPYGRLVEDGSGNLYGTTQDGGANNGGTVFKLDPAGNHSILYSFCSQANCIDGASPNAGLFEDASGNFFGTAVNGGASGYGTVFKLDTAGHYTVLYNFCSQAYCSDGAYPFAGLVGDASGNLYGNTFNGGNTNSGLSPGGGVAFKIDGSSKFTVLHTFCQQGNCADGGSPASSFIKDSSGNFYGTTIDGYDGEVFKLDSAGNYTILHTFSFLNDPNYAYGFDPAGSLVEDAFGTLYGMAVGGGTIATGRGEGVIYSLTTPSFAIGADASTITIASPGQQGTTTVTITPRNGFNQTITFSDSSCSGLPTGASCSFSPSSVTPSSGVAETTLIISTTATSSSISQKPLERGKGVFLAFILPSLLVFIPRTRRGQRSVRRIGKILLLLLVSSVIGLNGCGGGGAVSSTGGGGGSSAGGGSGATPAGTYKVTVTATGSGVSEAMALTLVVQ, encoded by the coding sequence ATGCGCAAGCTGGGGATTGGTTATCGCTACAAATGCACGATTTTCTGCGCGAGCGTTCTACAGTTGGGAGCCAGTTTTATGCGGAAGTTACTACTAATGCTGATCCTTGTCACAGTGGCAAGTGGAGTTGGTGTGGCGAAGGCCAACGCGCAGCAAGAATCGGCTTCATATACCGAAACCGTTCTGTACTCCTTTACCGGCGGCCAGGACGGCCGACCGAGTACACAGTTGCAAGGCAACGACAGCCTTGTTATCGACTCTTTTGGGAATCTCTACGGGACTACAAATGGCGGCGGCGCGAACAGCGGGGGAGCACTGTTCAAACTAGACACCAGTGGCAAGTACACTGTCCTGCATAGCTTCTGTTTCCAGGACTGTCCCGGAGGTAGCGCTCCAACTAGCCTGATCCGGGACGTCTCGGGAATACTCTATGGAACGACACTTGGCGGCGGGGCCGACCAGTTTACTCCCGCCGGAACACTCGGCGCGGGAACCATCTTCAAACTGGACAGCGCTGGCAACTACTCCCTCCTCTACAGCTTTTGCGCTCAGGCCAATTGCACCGACGGCCTCCATCCGTACGGAAGACTGGTCGAAGACGGTTCTGGAAATCTCTATGGGACCACCCAAGACGGAGGAGCAAATAATGGGGGCACGGTCTTCAAACTGGATCCCGCCGGCAACCATTCCATCTTGTATAGCTTTTGCTCCCAGGCTAACTGTATCGATGGTGCATCTCCCAACGCGGGTTTATTCGAGGATGCTTCCGGTAATTTTTTCGGAACCGCTGTCAATGGCGGCGCTAGCGGATACGGAACCGTTTTCAAATTGGACACTGCTGGTCATTACACTGTGCTGTACAACTTTTGCTCCCAAGCCTATTGCAGCGATGGTGCCTATCCCTTTGCGGGCTTGGTCGGAGATGCTTCCGGAAACCTCTATGGGAACACCTTTAACGGCGGCAATACTAACAGCGGTTTAAGTCCTGGCGGTGGGGTGGCGTTCAAGATAGACGGTTCGAGCAAATTTACAGTGCTTCATACCTTTTGCCAGCAGGGCAACTGCGCGGACGGTGGCAGTCCAGCAAGCAGTTTCATAAAAGATAGTTCTGGAAACTTTTACGGGACAACAATCGATGGTTACGACGGTGAGGTTTTCAAGCTCGATAGCGCTGGCAACTACACCATTCTGCACACCTTTAGCTTTCTTAACGACCCCAATTACGCCTATGGATTCGACCCCGCCGGTAGCTTAGTCGAAGATGCCTTTGGCACCCTGTATGGGATGGCCGTTGGAGGGGGCACCATAGCCACCGGCAGAGGTGAAGGAGTGATATACAGCCTGACTACTCCCAGTTTTGCGATTGGTGCCGATGCGTCGACTATAACGATAGCTTCACCCGGACAACAAGGGACGACGACCGTCACAATAACGCCTCGGAATGGATTTAACCAAACAATCACGTTCAGCGACTCCAGCTGTAGCGGATTGCCGACAGGCGCAAGCTGCTCTTTCAGTCCTTCGAGCGTGACGCCGAGCAGCGGAGTTGCCGAAACAACGCTGATCATTTCAACCACCGCGACATCTTCCTCGATTTCTCAGAAACCACTTGAGCGCGGCAAGGGTGTGTTCCTTGCGTTCATACTCCCAAGCCTACTCGTTTTTATACCGAGGACTCGCCGTGGGCAACGATCTGTCAGACGAATCGGAAAGATCTTGTTGTTGCTACTCGTGTCTTCAGTCATCGGCCTCAACGGCTGCGGAGGCGGGGGCGCCGTAAGCTCCACAGGAGGGGGAGGGGGCAGCTCCGCAGGAGGCGGCAGTGGCGCGACACCCGCAGGGACCTATAAGGTGACGGTAACGGCTACCGGGTCTGGGGTGTCGGAAGCGATGGCGCTTACGTTGGTGGTCCAGTGA
- a CDS encoding helix-turn-helix domain-containing protein, with protein sequence MTKGSVLDDLGFSAAEALEIKVKADIYRELMKHIEGCSLTQEQLGSILGIHQPDVSHLRNGRISKFSVGKLIKFAGKMELGAEVRLIKPKPGRGLSVRASVERPAAGLAVRKLAR encoded by the coding sequence ATGACAAAGGGAAGCGTGCTGGATGATCTTGGGTTCAGCGCAGCAGAGGCGTTAGAGATCAAAGTAAAGGCCGATATCTATCGCGAGCTGATGAAACATATTGAAGGGTGCAGCCTCACGCAGGAGCAGCTTGGATCGATCCTCGGGATTCATCAGCCGGACGTAAGTCATCTGCGCAACGGAAGAATCTCGAAGTTCAGCGTGGGCAAGCTAATCAAGTTTGCAGGGAAGATGGAGCTGGGTGCGGAGGTGAGGTTGATCAAGCCTAAGCCGGGCCGGGGCCTTTCGGTACGTGCTTCCGTTGAACGACCGGCCGCCGGGTTGGCCGTTAGGAAACTGGCGCGATAG
- a CDS encoding type II toxin-antitoxin system RelE/ParE family toxin, which yields MPQALVELKDQDGSKWYRMIYMARVKDVIYVLHCFTKDSAKTEKRDLATAKARWKQIQQRLRGKPKDVEGAKEELTTHDKGKRAG from the coding sequence TTGCCGCAAGCGTTGGTTGAGTTAAAGGACCAGGACGGCAGCAAGTGGTACAGGATGATCTACATGGCGCGAGTGAAGGACGTCATCTATGTTCTGCACTGTTTCACGAAGGATAGTGCAAAGACGGAAAAGAGAGATCTGGCCACCGCCAAGGCCAGATGGAAACAGATACAACAACGGTTAAGAGGGAAGCCTAAGGATGTCGAGGGAGCAAAAGAGGAACTCACCACACATGACAAAGGGAAGCGTGCTGGATGA
- the ruvA gene encoding Holliday junction branch migration protein RuvA: MIAHLRGRLLSKTPNQAILECAGVGYDVTISVTTFSALPNEGVEASLHIHTHVREDQIALFGFSEMQEKRLFEKLLTISGIGPKLAITVLSGIDGSRLITAIRSGDHATLTRIPGIGKKTAERVVLELKDKLDDLATAIPATSGGAYHGPAGDDALSALVNLGYPRPVAQKAIETAVTKNPDVAHDFETLFRAAMAAIR, translated from the coding sequence ATGATCGCCCACCTTCGCGGACGCCTCCTCTCAAAAACTCCCAACCAGGCCATCCTCGAGTGCGCCGGTGTGGGCTACGACGTCACCATCAGCGTCACCACCTTCTCGGCACTCCCCAACGAAGGCGTAGAAGCCTCGCTTCACATCCACACCCACGTGCGTGAAGACCAGATCGCGCTCTTCGGCTTCTCGGAAATGCAGGAAAAACGTCTCTTTGAGAAGCTACTCACCATCTCAGGCATTGGCCCAAAGCTTGCTATTACGGTTCTTAGCGGGATTGATGGGAGCCGCCTTATCACCGCGATCCGTTCCGGCGATCATGCTACTTTGACGAGGATTCCGGGCATTGGCAAAAAGACTGCTGAGCGCGTTGTGCTTGAGCTTAAGGACAAGCTGGATGACCTTGCGACGGCCATTCCTGCGACTAGTGGGGGCGCTTATCATGGCCCTGCGGGCGATGATGCGCTCTCTGCGCTGGTCAACCTTGGCTACCCTCGCCCTGTGGCTCAAAAGGCTATTGAGACTGCCGTCACCAAGAACCCAGATGTCGCACATGACTTCGAAACTCTTTTTCGTGCCGCCATGGCCGCTATTCGGTAG